The following proteins come from a genomic window of Methanocalculus alkaliphilus:
- a CDS encoding AbrB/MazE/SpoVT family DNA-binding domain-containing protein produces MTAIIYQTDKRSGITYAYESISYWDKEKKQSRARRTLIGRVDKETGEIVPTDGRNRRAKKGAPPGAKGADATAEHPLYEATCLPVATGENLGITIPSEVHRSMEIKPGDIFRLVVTGENGTLVLRYERIHAVQS; encoded by the coding sequence ATGACGGCAATCATCTACCAGACAGATAAACGATCCGGGATCACCTATGCCTACGAATCCATATCCTACTGGGATAAGGAGAAGAAGCAGTCACGTGCCAGGCGTACCCTCATCGGGCGGGTTGATAAAGAGACCGGCGAGATCGTCCCGACTGACGGGAGGAACAGAAGAGCAAAGAAGGGTGCTCCACCAGGGGCGAAGGGAGCAGATGCAACGGCAGAACATCCCCTGTACGAAGCCACCTGTCTGCCGGTGGCCACCGGGGAGAATCTGGGAATCACCATCCCCTCTGAAGTCCACAGATCAATGGAGATCAAACCCGGCGATATCTTCCGTCTCGTTGTCACCGGGGAGAACGGCACGCTTGTTCTGCGATATGAACGAATCCACGCCGTACAATCCTGA